In Arvicola amphibius chromosome 1, mArvAmp1.2, whole genome shotgun sequence, one DNA window encodes the following:
- the LOC119805937 gene encoding short transmembrane mitochondrial protein 1 — protein sequence MLQFLLGFTLGNVVGMYLAQNYDMPNLAKKLEEIKKDLEAKKKSPSS from the coding sequence ATGCTCCAGTTCCTGCTTGGATTTACTTTGGGCAACGTGGTTGGAATGTATCTGGCTCAGAATTATGACATGCCAAACCTGGCCAAAAAACTTGAAGAGATTAAAAAGGACCTGGAAGCCAAGAAGAAATCCCC